The segment AGATCACGAAAGTGATCGTGATTGGATTGCCCATGGTTGTGCCCTGGCGTTTGTTTTTATCTCTTGCGACCACCCTATAAGGCGGTTGCACCCAGGCGGCGCATCCTATGCAACAACATGAAGCGGGTGCAACCATTTTTCATTTGCAAGTTGCACCCAGCAATGCAATTTCGCCTAAAGGGTGTTTTTTGCTCCTTTTTGGAGCAAACACAGCGCTTTTCAGAAGAAAACGCACCACGAATGACCATTCTTGCTGTGTAGGAATTGTCGTCGGACGAGTTGCACCTGATCCTACAAAAAATCGGGTTGCACCCGGTTGCACCCAGATTGTCCTACAGCTAATCTTGGCGCCAGCTTAGGCCACGCCCGTGGCAATAATGAGGATAAGAAATGGCGACGACCACCCTGGGGGTCAAACTCGACGACCCTACCCGTGAGCGACTTAAAGCAGCTGCGCAGTCCATCGACCGCACGCCGCATTGGTTGATCAAACAAGCGATCTTCAATTACCTGGAGAAGCTCGAGGGTGGTGCCACCCTGACCGAACTCAACGGTCATGCCAGCAACCTTTCCGACGACGCCGGCGAAGTTCAGCCCGAGCACAGCCACCAGTGCTTCCTCGAGTTCGCCGAAAGCATTCTGCCGCAGTCGGTACTGCGCTCGGCGATCACCGCCGCCTACCGCCGCCCTGAGCAAGAAATGGTGCCAATGCTGCTGGAGCAGGCGCGCCTGTCCAGCGCTCAAGCCGAAGCCACCAACAAACTGGCCTCCGGCATCGCCGAAAAACTGCGTAACCAGAAGAGCGCCAGCGGCCGTGCCGGTATCGTCCAGGGCCTACTGCAAGAGTTCTCGCTGTCGTCCCAGGAAGGCGTGGCACTGATGTGCCTGGCCGAAGCCCTGCTGCGCATCCCCGACAAGGGTACCCGTGATGCGCTGATCCGCGACAAGATCAGCACCGGCAACTGGCAACCGCACCTGGGCAACAGCCCGTCGCTGTTCGTCAACGCCGCCACCTGGGGCCTGCTGCTGACCGGCAAGCTGGTCTCCACCCACAACGAATCCGGCCTGACCTCCTCGCTCACCCGCATCATCGGCAAGAGCGGCGAGCCGATGATCCGCAAGGGCGTCGACATGGCCATGCGCCTGATGGGCGAGCAGTTCGTCACCGGCGAGACCATCGCCGAAGCCCTGGCCAACGCCAGCCGCTTCGAATCGAAAGGCTTCCGTTATTCCTACGACATGCTCGGCGAAGCCGCACTGACCGAGCACGACGCGCAGAAATACCTGGCCTCCTACGAGCAAGCGATCCACTCGATCGGCAAAGCCTCGCACGGTCGCGGCATCTATGAAGGCCCGGGCATCTCGATCAAGCTCTCGGCCCTGCACCCGCGCTACAGCCGCGCCCAGTACGAGCGCGTGATGGACGAGCTGTACCCGCGCCTGCTGTCGCTGACCTTGCTGGCCAAGCAATACGACATCGGCCTGAACATCGACGCCGAAGAGGCCGATCGCCTGGAGCTGTCGCTGGACCTGCTCGAGCGCCTGTGCTTCGAGCCTTCGCTGGCGGGCTGGAACGGCATCGGCTTCGTCATCCAGGCTTACCAGAAGCGCTGCCCGTATGTCATCGACTCGGTCATCGACCTGGCCAAGCGCAGTCGTCACCGCCTGATGATCCGCCTGGTCAAGGGTGCCTACTGGGACAGCGAGATCAAGCGCGCCCAAGTCGAAGGCCTGGAAGGCTACCCCGTTTACACCCGCAAGGTGTACACCGACGTCTCCTATATCGCCTGCGCCCGCAAGCTGCTGTCGGTACCCGAAGCGATCTACCCGCAGTTCGCCACCCACAACGCCCACACCCTGTCGGCCATCTACCATATCGCCGGGCAGAACTACTACCCGGGCCAGTACGAGTTCCAGTGCCTGCACGGCATGGGCGAGCCGCTGTATGAGCAAGTGGTAGGCAAAGTCTCCGAAGGCAAGCTCAACCGTCCGTGCCGCGTCTACGCCCCGGTCGGCACCCACGAGACGCTGCTGGCCTACCTGGTCCGCCGCCTGCTGGAAAACGGCGCCAACACGTCGTTCGTCAACCGCATCGCCGATCACTCGATCTCGATTCAAGAGCTGGTCGCCGACCCGGTCGCCAGCATCGAGCAGATGGCCACTCAGGAAGGTAGCATCGGCCTGCCACACCCACGCATTCCGCTGCCGCGTGACCTGTATGGCAGCGAGCGGGCCAACTCGGCCGGCATCGACCTGGCCAACGAGCATCGCCTGGCATCGCTGTCCTGCGCCCTGCTGGCGACCGCTCACAACGACTGGAAAGCGGCCCCTCTGCTGGGTTGCGCCAGCAGCCAGGAAGCGGCGGCACCGGTACTCAACCCGTCCGATCACCGTGACGTGGTTGGCCACGTGCAGGAAGCGACCGTCGCTGATGTCGACAATGCCATCCAGTGCGCACTGAATGCCGCACCGATCTGGCAGGCCACGCCGCCAGCCGAGCGCGCCGCGATCCTTGAGCGCAGCGCCGACCTGATGGAAGCCGAGATCCAGCCGCTGATGGGCCTGCTGGTCCGCGAAGCGGGCAAGACCTACGCCAACGCCATCGCCGAAGTGCGCGAAGCCGTCGACTTCCTGCGCTACTACGCGGTGCAGGCACGCAACGATTTCAGCAACGACGCCCACCGCCCACTGGGCCCCGTGGTGTGCATCAGCCCGTGGAACTTCCCCCTGGCCATCTTCAGTGGCCAAGTCGCCGCAGCCCTGGCCGCAGGCAACCCGGTGCTGGCCAAGCCTGCCGAGCAAACACCACTGGTCGCCGCCCAGGCCGTGCGCCTGCTGCTCGAAGCCGGTATCCCGGAAGGCGTCCTGCAACTGCTGCCAGGCCGCGGCGAAACCGTCGGTGCCCGCCTGGTCGGTGATGAGCGGGTCAAAGGCGTGATGTTCACCGGCTCCACCGAAGTGGCCCGCCTGCTGCAACGCAACATCGCCGGTCGCCTGGATGCCCAAGGTCGGCCGATCCCGCT is part of the Pseudomonas urmiensis genome and harbors:
- the putA gene encoding trifunctional transcriptional regulator/proline dehydrogenase/L-glutamate gamma-semialdehyde dehydrogenase is translated as MATTTLGVKLDDPTRERLKAAAQSIDRTPHWLIKQAIFNYLEKLEGGATLTELNGHASNLSDDAGEVQPEHSHQCFLEFAESILPQSVLRSAITAAYRRPEQEMVPMLLEQARLSSAQAEATNKLASGIAEKLRNQKSASGRAGIVQGLLQEFSLSSQEGVALMCLAEALLRIPDKGTRDALIRDKISTGNWQPHLGNSPSLFVNAATWGLLLTGKLVSTHNESGLTSSLTRIIGKSGEPMIRKGVDMAMRLMGEQFVTGETIAEALANASRFESKGFRYSYDMLGEAALTEHDAQKYLASYEQAIHSIGKASHGRGIYEGPGISIKLSALHPRYSRAQYERVMDELYPRLLSLTLLAKQYDIGLNIDAEEADRLELSLDLLERLCFEPSLAGWNGIGFVIQAYQKRCPYVIDSVIDLAKRSRHRLMIRLVKGAYWDSEIKRAQVEGLEGYPVYTRKVYTDVSYIACARKLLSVPEAIYPQFATHNAHTLSAIYHIAGQNYYPGQYEFQCLHGMGEPLYEQVVGKVSEGKLNRPCRVYAPVGTHETLLAYLVRRLLENGANTSFVNRIADHSISIQELVADPVASIEQMATQEGSIGLPHPRIPLPRDLYGSERANSAGIDLANEHRLASLSCALLATAHNDWKAAPLLGCASSQEAAAPVLNPSDHRDVVGHVQEATVADVDNAIQCALNAAPIWQATPPAERAAILERSADLMEAEIQPLMGLLVREAGKTYANAIAEVREAVDFLRYYAVQARNDFSNDAHRPLGPVVCISPWNFPLAIFSGQVAAALAAGNPVLAKPAEQTPLVAAQAVRLLLEAGIPEGVLQLLPGRGETVGARLVGDERVKGVMFTGSTEVARLLQRNIAGRLDAQGRPIPLIAETGGQNAMIVDSSALTEQVVIDVVSSAFDSAGQRCSALRVLCLQEDSADRVIEMLKGAMAQSRQGNPERLSVDIGPVIDAEAKAGIEKHIQGMREKGRTVYQVAIADAAECKRGTFVMPTLIELESFDELKREIFGPVLHVVRYNRRNLDQLIEQINASGYGLTLGVHTRIDETIAKVVDNVNAGNMYVNRNIVGAVVGVQPFGGEGLSGTGPKAGGPLYLYRLLSTRPADAVARHFQRADGEAKVDSVLRDQLIKPLHALKAWAESNQLAELSSLCEQFAAQSQSGISRLLPGPTGERNSYTILPREHVLCLADNEADLLAQLAAVLAVGSSAVFQDVEPAKSLRARLPKELQAKVKLVADWNKDEVAFDAVIHHGDSDQLRAVCEQVAKRAGAIVGVHGLSSGDHQIALERLVIERAVSVNTAAAGGNASLMTIG